From Solanum lycopersicum chromosome 8, SLM_r2.1, the proteins below share one genomic window:
- the LOC101258678 gene encoding uncharacterized protein — MLTSSLRLPFLPLPHSHPVFSPLNFTKVVHFNNPNCPLNPISSSKRCGSTSSSSNGHTWPDGDAERYCSNDNLRKEDDYAIQMFGSDEELSSQIPTQVQTLVEGSGSVLVSEYKPVPDVDYLQELLAIQQQGPRNIGFFGTRNMGFMHQELIEILSYALVITKNHIFTSGAAGTNAAVIRGALRAEKPELLTVILPQSLEKQPPESQELLSKVKHVIEKPHNDHLSLLEASRLCNMDIISQVQQVICFAFHDSRLLMETCQEAKNLRKIVTLFYLD, encoded by the exons ATGCTAACTTCTTCATTGAGGCTTCCTTTTTTGCCTCTTCCTCACTCTCATCCTGTATTTTCCCCTTTGAATTTCACTAAAGTTGTTCACTTTAACAACCCCAATTGTCCACTCAATCCTATTTCATCTTCCAAAAGATGTGGTTCAACAAGTTCATCTTCCAATGGACATACG TGGCCAGATGGAGATGCTGAAAGATATTGCAGCAATGATAATTTGAGGAAAGAAGATGATTATGCAATTCAGATGTTTGGTTCTGATGAAGAACTCAGCTCTCAGATTCCAACTCAAGTTCAGACTCTTGTTGAAGGCTCAGGATCAGTTTTGGTGTCAGAGTATAAGCCAGTTCCGGATGTGGACTATCTGCAG GAGTTGTTAGCTATTCAACAACAAGGTCCAAGAAATATTGGCTTTTTTGGGACACGAAACATGGGATTTATGCATCAAGAACTTATTGAGATTCTAAGCTATGCCTTGGTCATTACG aaaaatcACATCTTTACTTCTGGAGCAGCAGGCACCAATGCTGCTGTCATAAGAGGTGCTCTTCGTGCTGAGAAACCGGAGCTGCTAACAGTGATATTGCCACAGAGCTTGGAAAAACAACCTCCGGAAAGTCAGGAGTTATTGTCAAAA GTGAAACATGTGATAGAGAAACCTCACAATGACCATCTCTCACTGCTAGAAGCTAGCAG GCTGTGTAACATGGACATCATTTCGCAAGTGCAGCAAGTTATTTGCTTTGCCTTTCATGATAGCAGATTGCTTATGGAAACATGTCAAGAAGCCAAGAATCTTAGGAAGATTGTTACTCTTTTTTACTTGGACTAA
- the LOC101244070 gene encoding uncharacterized protein — protein MGSLAILVMHSGKWDDTNCYVDYTIEGVVFKEQSTFLDFYTTIAKQIGVDMNNKTLKIEYKVEESNKRMVIHNDMGVRVYVMLKKANIDFNKFPICITILDSCDRQISQYKEMGVLATVAENDCHDMIVVEPEDTNVAFLSIDTTWVISDESNKHVEVDQVYKDKSILKAVMERYAIKERFQYKTTRSNSISYTLKCFSKGCEWLMKASNINKSGMFRIRAFNRKHTCPLKDRVYSQRHVTSNLIGGIVKPKFVDHKRKYTPADIRKDVKIDLGVDVNYMMAWRTREKALKALRGTPAASYAKLPAYLYMMDITYPGSHIRMKKSTNNKFLYLFVALNTFIQGFNHCRPVVVVDGSHLRGPYNGTFVAASTTDDAGHIFPLAYGIIDSENDAAWTWFFEQLKEAYGERSNMCVVSDRNESIIKTVTNVYSNVPHYACMWHLWNNVQKKFRKSNEKLSGVFYTMAKACTKNEFDMLMETVEKEDIRGKEYLDLAGYEKWALCYAQVHRGWHMTSNIAESINATLVSARELPIFEFLEEVRLLFGRWNHDYKKEATCTFTSLIGKYHVILTDNEALSTRMTVVPSTKYVHNVNNDGRYFVVCLKEKTCTCGRFQYEEIPCEHAWAVLKWKSLPPDEYCSDLYKPKTMLKTYNMPIHPLPDVKAWLIPNSIIADDVLPPKFKRPPGRPKGKPRKKTARELSRIKGKNTCSTCGMAGHNRRSCRNKPKDI, from the exons ATGGGCTCATTAGCTATTTTGGTTATGCATTCTGGAAAATGGGACGATACAAATTGTTACGTTGATTATACTATAGAGGGAGTAGTTTTTAAGGAACAGTCAACGTTTCTAGATTTTTATACAACTATTGCAAAACAGATTGGTGTTGATATGAATAATAAGACTTTGAAGATTGAGTACAAGGTTGAAGAAAGCAATAAACGAATGGTTATACACAATGACATGGGTGTCAGAGTGTACGTAATGCTAAAAAAGGCCAACAttgattttaacaaatttcCTATTTGTATAACTATTTTGGATTCATGTGATAGACAGATTTCTCAGTATAAAGAGATGGGGGTGTTGGCAACTGTTGCAGAAAATGATTGTCatgatatgattgttgttgAACCGGAGGATacaaatgttgcatttttatCGATTGATACAACTTGGGTGATTTCAGACGAATCTAATAAGCATGTTGAGGTTGATCAAGTATACAAGGACAAATCAATTTTGAAAGCAGTCATGGAAAGATATGCGATTAAAGAGAGATTTCAGTATAAAACTACTCGGTCAAATTCAATAAG TTACACTCTGAAATGTTTTTCTAAAGGATGTGAATGGTTAATGAAGGCCTCTAATATCAACAAATCTGGAATGTTCAGAATTCGAGCATTCAACCGAAAGCATACATGTCCTTTAAAAGATAGAGTTTATTCGCAAAGACATGTAACTAGCAATTTAATAGGAGGGATTGTGAAACCTAAATTTGTAGATCATAAACGTAAATATACACCAGCTGATATAAGAAAGGATGTTAAGATTGATCTAGGAGTTGATGTTAACTATATGATGGCTTGGAGGACCAGGGAGAAAGCATTGAAAGCTTTGAGGGGTACACCAGCTGCATCATATGCAAAGTTACCTGCTTATTTGTATATGATGGATATCACTTACCCGGGGTCTCATATACGTATGAAAAAGAGTACGAATAATAAGTTCTTGTATCTATTTGTTGCATTGAATACATTTATCCAAGGATTCAATCATTGTAGACCAGTAGTCGTGGTGGATGGTAGTCATCTGAGAGGTCCATATAATGGTACATTTGTTGCAGCAAGCACGACAGATGACgcag gACATATTTTTCCACTTGCGTATGGTATTATCGATTCAGAAAATGATGCTGCGTGGACTTGGTTTTTTGAGCAACTTAAAGAAGCATACGGTGAGAGGAGTAACATGTGTGTTGTGTCTGATAGAAATGAGAGCATTATAAAGACTGTTACAAATGTATACAGTAATGTCCCACACTATGCTTGTATGTGGCATTTATGGAATAACGTTCAGAAAAAGTTTAGAAAATCTAATGAGAAGTTATCTGGTGTATTCTATACAATGGCAAAAGCTTGCACAAAGAATGAATTTGATATGTTAATGGAGACTgtagaaaaagaagatataaGAGGGAAAGAGTATTTGGATTTAGCTGGATATGAAAAATGGGCTCTTTGTTATGCACAAGTACATAGAGGATGGCACATGACATCAAATATTGCTGAGAGTATAAATGCAACACTTGTTTCAGCTAGAGAATTGCCTATTTTTGAATTTCTCGAAGAGGTAAGGCTATTATTTGGAAGGTGGAATCATGACTACAAGAAGGAGGCAACCTGCACATTCACATCATTGATTGGAAAATACCATGTCATATTAACAGACAATGAAGCATTGAGCACAAGAATGACG GTTGTACCGTCAACGAAATATGTGCACAATGTTAATAATGATGGGAGATATTTTGTAGTCTgtctaaaagaaaaaacttgCACCTGTGGAAGATTTCAGTACGAGGAAATACCTTGTGAACATGCTTGGGCGGTATTGAAATGGAAGAGTCTACCACCAGATGAATATTGCTCGGATTTATACAAACCAAAGACAATGTTGAAGACATATAATATGCCTATACATCCTTTACCGGATGTAAAGGCATGGTTGATTCCGAATAGCATTATTGCTGATGACGTATTACCTCCAAAATTTAAAAGACCTCCTGGCAGGCCAAAGGGTAAGCCTCGGAAAAAAACAGCAAGAGAGTTATCGAGGATTAAGGGGAAAAATACATGTAGCACATGTGGAATGGCAGGTCACAATAGGCGTTCATGTAGAAATAAGCCAAAAGATATTTAA